From Parasteatoda tepidariorum isolate YZ-2023 chromosome 1, CAS_Ptep_4.0, whole genome shotgun sequence, one genomic window encodes:
- the LOC107441494 gene encoding tigger transposable element-derived protein 1-like, translated as MQVIRRLDSGERQSQISAALNLATSTLRTIPKNKEKILSSATATASSSGTRITRSRNNVIEEMEKRQSIWIDHEIERNMPLSQSIIMEKARRIFNCIQVEVSDIRETFVASRGWFNRFKHRNNPHNIKITGEAASGDTKVAAEFPATLKTIIEQGNYPLELVFNVDETGLFWKRMPKRTFLSREGKRASGFKAAKDRLTLLLGGNAKGDFKLKLLLVYRSKNPRAMKVISKSTLPIIWKSNRKS; from the coding sequence ATGCAAGTGATTAGAAGATTAGATTCTGGTGAACGTCAATCTCAAATTAGTGCTGCACTGAATTTGGCAACCTCAACACTAAGGACAATTCCtaagaataaggaaaaaatactgTCGTCGGCAACTGCAACTGCGTCAAGCTCTGGAACTAGAATTACCCGTTCAAGAAATAACGTTATAGAGGAAATGGAAAAACGACAGTCTATATGGATTGACCACGAAATTGAACGCAATATGCCATTAAGCCAATCTATCATAATGGAGAAAGctagaagaatttttaattgcattcagGTTGAGGTAAGTGACATAAGGGAAACTTTCGTTGCTAGTCGAGGATGgtttaatagatttaaacatCGAAATAATCCTCACAACATAAAGATTACAGGAGAAGCAGCAAGTGGTGATACGAAAGTGGCGGCTGAATTCCCAGcgacattaaaaacaataattgaacaAGGAAACTATCCTCTAGAATTGGTTTTTAATGTTGATGAAACAGGCCTGTTTTGGAAAAGAATGCCAAAACGAACATTTCTATCCCGTGAAGGGAAACGAGCATCAGGATTTAAAGCCGCAAAAGATCGCTTAACGCTTCTACTGGGTGGTAACGCAAAAggagatttcaaattaaaactactattAGTTTACCGCTCCAAAAACCCAAGAGCGATGAAAGTCATATCTAAATCAACTTTACCTATAATTTGGAAGTCTAATAGAAAATCATAG